A stretch of DNA from Sander lucioperca isolate FBNREF2018 chromosome 8, SLUC_FBN_1.2, whole genome shotgun sequence:
aaaagactcaaataAAATACAAGTATCTCAAATCTGTACTTACCGGTATGTACAGTacgtgagtaaatgtacttagtaagTGAAAGACATAAGTGTACCTCGCAGTGCAATCAGGTATCAAGCCTTCATCTATAAACGAGACCAAAGAAGAGACAGCGACTGAATTATCACAAGtcatttatgtaaaaaaaaaattagacagGTCACAAAGTAGTGACGTCACCATACTTAATGTACAATATAGCATctcaaaataaacatttcatgACAGACGGATATTAATAAACAATATCTACATTCAGAACATGATCCCTCCACGCATAATAAGTTAGCGCTATACAGTGATctctgattatttacatggagaaACATTTTTAACTGTAGCGTACATGAAAACTCACAGAGTTAGACCATGAGGCCCTCAGACCAAAAGCTTATACACAAAGTCTGGGCAGCTGGTGGCAGAACAGGTTTCAAAAGACAACAGAGAGACAAatgacaaagacaggaagagagtAAAAACCCAGTAAGAAAAGAAGActaaatatatgtgtatgtgggtTTTTCgtttcttaaaaataaattaacacaTGTAAAGGAAAAGCAGCGGACAGGGGGTGATGAGACTCTCAGAAAACATTCATTCAAGCTAAACAAACTGTACGCATGTATCTCACTCCCTGTGTTTTATGTACAGTGACAAACTCCTGCCTGGGTGAACACAAAGACAACGGTCATCCACATATAATCACCAATCTTTCTCCACTTTCAATGTGAACACAAATAGATGCATTTACTGAGATCAGTCCCGCTGGCCTATTCATACATCTATTATATTATAAACACAGGGATCCTCTGTtcttcataaaaaaacaaaatacagacaAGTGTATGACTAGAGGAAGATCACTTTACTATACTGTGTCTGTGATGCATTTATCTATCCAATATTCTGTATCTTCACTGCACAATTGCACCACAATAAAGTCTATGACATGTGCACATAACAGATAATTGGTGCATgtgtatgatttaaaaaaaaaaaaaaaaaaaaaaagacaaaatacagCTTTCTCTGGAAACCTGACAAAATTCTTTAAAAATACAGATGTTGGCAATACAGCACGGATAGCCACATGATGCTAGCATTCGCGAGGGCAGTTTGGTGATGGCGGAAGTGATGAGGAGTTCAGGGTTTGATGTCAGAGAAGCTTGTGTAGGTCTCACTGCAGCTGGACGATGTGCTGAGGTTTCCAGAGCCACTGCATTCTGGTAGAAACACACATAAATTGAGAATTAATGTCAGGTGTAGTATTCTTGCTTAACAACTATCTGCTCAAGGTTCAAGGTTCTTTATTAATCATGtgcacaacaataacagacGATGAAAATCTTAGGCCACAGCCACCTCTAACAATGCTCATTAAATAActaacaaaaaacacaataaaagctAAATCTGAAtctaagacaaaagaaaaaataaagtaaaatagtgCAAGTTAAGATAGACTTAAATATAACAAATATAATATGAAAGtagtataattatataataaacaTATTTGTATAGACAGTATTGCAATGAATAAGACTGAATGTAACAAAGAACGTAGTAATGAATATAtgcataattatataatttaatatatacaccacacacacacacacacacacacacacacacacacacacacacacacacacacaggtataaaatgtgtgttaatgtgtcacacactttatttgggATTGTTTGTTTGAATACCTGAGCTGGTGAGGGACTGGCATGACTTGGACTTTCCAATGAGCGTTATAAGATTAGCAGCTGCGATCCAGCCCTCCTTAGAGCTGCTCAGGTTACGTACAAAcctggatcacacacacacacacacacacacacacacgcgcacgcgcgcacacacacacacacacacacacacacacacacacacagtactgttTTAGCAGTTCTACtataatctattttttttaatttctcgtAGGCAGCAGGAAGGCTGAACTCTCACCACTGTCCGTCATCCCCTTCCTTGACCAGCTGCACCATGTCTCCGCTCTTCACTGAGAGCTCTTGAGCCCCCTTCTCATAGTCAGCCATCACTGTATATTTTCCGGCACACTGTTCAAAGTCCAGACAAGGAAACAGAAAAGGATACATACTAAAATTAGAAAATTAGGTCAAGTTAAGTCAAATTAATCGAGAGTTACATTAACATTTATGATAGTTCTGTGCTATGAAAGGACAAACCAATCAGATTTTGTCCCCACAATGTGATGAATACAACTACAGGCATGTTGACACGTCTGTAACACACAGTGACTCACCAGCTTCTTGCCGTTGTCGTCCTCTGGGTCAGAGTTAAGAGGATCCTCAGCACTGGAATAGCCGTCATGCTCCTCTGAGGCATCCAGCGACAGGGAGGCCTTGTTCCagcctgagacacacacacacacacacacacacacacacacgcacacacacgcacacacacgcacacacacacgtgtttagtttttagtttacaGCTACATTCATCTTCAGCTGCTGTCAAACATGTGCGTGTCCTGCAGTGAGAAATCTACAAAGagtgaaaaagtgagagaaccACAAAAAGATCTTTTGAACAGAGAAGGAAACACAGCTAATCCCATGAATCCCAGCATGACACAATCAGTTCCACAACTATTACCAAAAACTTTGAGACTGGGGAGACAGGCATGCACCTTCATATTTTAAAATCTCTGACTCAAACAGAAAAAGTGTCAGGCAGAAATTCTTCCATATCAGTGTTTATTTCTATGATTTGAACTAAGCCTGAAAGCAGTGTGGCGATGTGTAACAGCAAAGCAAAAACCGAGAAAGGCTATAGAGTTTAGGTTTATCGCAGTGAAACAGTGGGCCCAACACAGTGTACCTCTCCACTTTGTCTGTAAGAGACTAGGGGTGCTGATCCACCTGGCCCTGCTCAGGTGGAGAGGGGGAGCACCTGCATCTGAGGGACAGGAGGCAATAGAAACACAGCTAATCACTCACCCTGCAGCAGCTACAGCCAATGAAACTTATCATTGTTAGAGACTTAGGCTGTGCTCAGGCATCATGGATGAACAAGCAATCAGACAGGGAGAGTATGCAGTTATTGTTGAACAGACTAGCTACCTTTGAAGCCGAATGGCGTGGGGTCACTCTGGCGTTTTGTCTTGTGATCGGGGCTCGTGGGAGATCCTGccgtcaaaaaaaagaaaaaggagggaCAAGGATGGTTGTTGAGGCAAGAAAGAAATCAAGACCAGAACATTGACATTCAAAAGGCAATTTCTGATGAGAAAAGCGCTTTCGTTATATGGTGAACAGCAAATGTTCAGCTCTGACTACAATGACACAGACGTACGATGAACTGACAGCTGGATCAGAAAGGTTGAGGAAAGATGACTAACACAGAGGTAGAAAACTAATTCTAAGAAGGAGAGCACCTGCAAAATGCACCTCAAAGTTCAGCAACATAGGCCTTCTTCAGAGAAGATATTTTGACATGTCAAAGCCGGAAAAGCGCAGGGGCAACTAATAAAATGAATggtggctgaattccatttactTTCTTCAGTTTCAGTGTCCTGGTATTTCGCACACTGTCTTACTGTTACTGTAATGGCTTACTGGGGCACTTTAACACAACAGAATCATTGTGAATGTTTTTAGTAACACCTTTGCTTTTCccactatgacaagtcaaagcTGAGAAAGAGGCATTGTGCTGGATTGAATGAAACTAGGGTCTAGAGCTGTGTGATACCTGATGACCGGAAGATCATCATGGATGGTAATGTAAAACTTTTATCATCAGTGGTTGAGGGCTCTGTGAAGGGAAGCATGCAGTATTTGACCTACTGATGAAATGTCTTTGAAGTATATTACATCTTTGTTCATGTTGTCCTTCAGAGACTGAGGTTAACCTACTTGTCttaagttagatgagaagatagaTACCACTCTTATGTCTGTACAGTAACAATGAAGCTACCACTAGcagctgttagcttagcttagcataaagactggaaacaggctCTGTCAAAAATCTGCATACCAGCACAGCAAAATCCAACCAGCTAACACGTCATATctggtttgtttaatctgtacaaaatcCTTAAGTGTAAAAACGACAATCTGTGGTTTTACGGGGAGGTATGAgccggactatttcttggccgaGATCAGTAACTGACTTTTCAGTAACTTGTCGTCACCATAGAGACATGGCAGTGGTATTGGACAGCAAATAAGtgattttccaaaatgtctatTCTTTAAATGACTCAACAAAATTCTTTGATTTCGACTAACTGGAAATACACTATTTCATTTCACAAATGCAGGAGATGATGTGATATGTTGGATATGAAATTGAATGAAGGTCCTGCAGTTACCTTTCTGAGCTTTGAGGTTACTGAAGCCCTGTAAAGTAAAGCGCTTTTTAGCCACAGCAGCTCTGTCTGAGGTAGGGCTTGTCACAGCCTCATCTGACCAAGACAATAAGGCGGGACAAACAAAAAGAACgaaggaagaaggaaggaagggtaAGTTAATCAAGTATAGAGGAAGAAAAGGAATTAAGGGGGAAGAAGGTATATGATTCAGTGGAAAAGACAGGGGTTAATCACAAAATACAATAAGTGTATTGTAGTTTGTACAATGCATGCACTACAAATGCTTGAGCCAGATTTGTTAACAAATATAAATAAGTAAAGGGTTTCATCTGTCTGACTGGAAGTCTTTTAGTCTCCCTACTCACCTTTTCCTGTTGGCTTTGGTGAAGAAGAGGAGTTGGCATCAGGATTGCAGGGCTCAgctttcttctcctctcccctctttaAGCTCTCCTTACCAGACTTTAATGGACTGTGGGTGGACAAAAGCAGAGAATAAGATGCTTCAACAGACAGATTTTTCCTGATCACGTGCAGATTAATTTTAAAAGGCTGTCCCAAATCAAACTGTTTAAATTGTGAAAGAGAACAAAATTAGGTGGGAACTGTACAGACTTACCTGAGGCTGGGCCCAGGAGGGAACTGGGAAACCTGATCTGGTGCCCTCTGCTGGCTGGCTTTTgaaacacagagagggagaacaACCACCTCAAAAACACCCATGAtgaaacattttggaaaataaatgtctgtCATAATCCTTACTGATAAGAATACTATTGTTTCACTTGTCTGGTTAAACATGGATGTCAGTATTAACATGACATTTAGTAATAGATTTTAAAGAACATCCTCTCTCTGTACCTCTGCACGCTTCCAGCTGGGTTGTCAGAACCTTCCTGATCTCATTTACCCAAGTGGTTTTTACTTCAGCAGTTTGCGCCTGAAACAGGgttaaacaaatattaaaaaaactcaGTGTAAACTGTATTATGCTTACCACTGTTACACTGAGGTAGACATCCATATGTATGCCTAATTGTTCAGTACATTGTACTTCACGAGTAAGCCCGTCGttatattgtatttttctaattgtcaacaaattccataaaagaaaactaaaaaccaGCAATGTGTTATTGCATctctcaaaatatttttttttcaaaaggctcaatttcctaaaacagctagGCACTCAAAATGTACAGTTTTTGAGCAAACATTACTAAAACAACTGCAATTTTTGCATTTGTTGGTCTTAATTTTCAGCTTCATATTTCTAAGTGCAAGTGAGAATTTACGGGATATAGATGAAGGATTGActgagctctatggcacagagcaCTCAGGCTTTGAATACAAACACAATGCTTAGTTGGATCAATTTCATTGgttcatttacaaaaaaaatgtagaatatCAACAGAATTAACTTAGTATTATTACTGTACCTGAACAATATAAACCTCTTCCCTGGAGTTGCACCAGATTTCAAACTTCTTGTTGTCTCCCTTTGCATTCTCAGTAATGCCGACAGCACTCATCTGTTAAAAAGATAGCAAGATGtaatttataaatataaatagtaGATGGCAGTATTGGAGACAAACACTGCAAAATTCTCAACATTGCAACCGTGGAGGTGCTCACATTCAGAGATTGTTTGAAGCTGTATGAGGGAGCTTTCTCGTAGCCTTCCCcgttctcctccctcctcttgcAGAAGAGCAGGGCCTTCTCGTGGAGGAAGAGGTGCCTCTGCATGGGCTTGAAACGGGCCAGGTCCTTAACTTTGGCATGACCTTTCTTGTGCTCCGTCCACACGCTGAATGAGCCCTGCATCAGCAGCTTACCCAGCTCACTCATATTACCCTGAGAAAAGAAAGAGTTAAAGATGCTGTGAGATGGAGCCGGTCGACCGCATGCTGCTTTTGCTCTATAGTCCATAATTTGATATTAAAAACAACTCAATCTCTGTCCCATCAATGCATCTCTTTTCTGTCTAGTCTCTGTGATGTGTTATGTGTCAGTGTTCATCTGGAGTTTCTGCATTCAGACCTGCAGTGAGCCGGAGGAGGCACAGTATATATTGTTTATCATTTGTTTTTTCgtattttaaaattttatttgaattcctgttttgttttttttatcaatgtttGACCTGTTTATACTTTGTGTTTATCCTTTCTCCTGTATATGACTGAGACAACCATGCAAGAAATCCAATGTGCTAGGTGCTGCTAGCCCAGGACATTACACTTCAGCATGTCTCGGTCTATTTTACGTCAGTGACCTATAAAAAGCTTCTGCTCTGTGATTCATAAAAGCCTGCGTTCTGTTAAATGTCTCACCTCATATCCTGTAATGGCGATGAGGTGCATGGAGTCATTGACAGCCTTGAGGATGCCCAAGATGGCGGTCAGTGCCTCCTGCAGGTCGTCGGCCCCCTCACAGCTCTTGCTGTACTTCAGCATTTCCTGTGGGcagaaacacaataaacatGCAGCTCAGAGCAATGACTGAAGACCAGAAATTCTAATCAAAAGACAAGAGATAGTATCATACCTTCAGTAGCAGCTGATATTTGGTAATCCTCTGAACAGGCTTCAGCAGGTAGGAATCTAAGCCCAGTTTAtgctccagcttcttctgacaCTCCTGAtgggaatacaaaaataattgtgtcaaataaaacacagtaaatatttatttaacaacTTAATAGTTTCTGACTGTGTTCACCTGGAAGAAGGCGCAGTCTGAGCACTGCCTCCAAAGGCTTTCAGAGCGAGGCTTGTTGTGACAGTACTTCTCATAAATCTGCAGGTCTGTCATCTAGAGGACGGCAGGGAAAACAATTTCTATTCAAGAAACTGTTTCATCAGCAAAGTTGGATTCACATCTCTGTGCTGAAAATCTCATCATTCACTCACCCTCTCTAGAAAACACCTTCCAACCAACTCTGGGCAGTCGGTGTACTGTTCCAACTCCCTCAGAAATGTCCTGGAAACAACAAAATTATGTTATTGATGAAAGAGATAGAGCTTTGGGGGACTAACAACAGGTCAGTATCATCAATGACAGGCAGATGGCGCTCTCTCACCTCTCATGGAAGTGGTAGATTTCTGACATGTTGCCGAACAGAACCTCCTTTTTGTTCTGCAAAGGAGCGGGGATGAGGTGAGCCATTGCTGCACTGTCCATCTCCGAAGCATATccctgcaacacacacaaacaaaacatgaaaatctAGACACAAGTAAAAGACAGAGAGTAATACACATTTAGTGGAGTGAATAAACACCTGTAATACACAGAGCAGCTCCTCCACGTAGGCTCTCTCAGTTTCCAGCAGCTCGTTCATAACGTGCCTGCAAACAAGGACAGAATAAAGAGTGAGACGGAGAGAAGGGCAAAGCAAAAGAGAGATCAAATGAAAGATTTGATTCAGAAAAGATAGATGCACAGCTCTCTAGATAATGAGATAACTGTTTTCACACAGTCCATCTGCTGTGTAATTTGATTACAGATGAAAGAGCAACGGCTGATCCCTCACCTCCTGAGCACCGCCaggttctcctcctcctccgacAGAGAGGCATGTCTGCTGTTACTGTCTCCGTTCTGCAGTTGGCCGTTTCCCTGGGAAGAAAACCCACCATGATAAGGGACAGACAATACAAActttagagacagacagcgTGCAGACACAAAGAGAGTCATGACAATGCTCTACACTCACTTTCTCACAGTTGTTCCCAGAGTCTGTATCTGAGCACTTTTTGTCCTGCTGTGCTCTGTGTGCTGTGGAAGGGGACGAGGAAAAAACAGTCAGAATAAATgtagggaaataaataaatgttgcatCCATCTACTGACATACCATTATATATTGATGGATTGATTGAAATTTTTATTTACGTGTCATGCCACTAAGTGGCCCATCCCACACGGAATTACATGACACCAATACAACAGTAATTAATTCCACAGCTTTCAGTCCAATGTGCACACACAACATTCTCCACTTtgcacaaaacaaagaacaaataaaacatattaCAGCAGCCAGTAGAAGTAGATTATCTAAGCAAGTTTTGGTTGGTCATTAGTCCACACTAATATTTGAGGTGTCACATGCTTGGTAGTCTACGTATAAACTAGAATTAGAACATATGAGTGAGGAAACAGATATACATGAATTAAGAAATGATGAttgaaactttttttgttttattagaaATTACTGGGATGTAATAGATCTAGTACCAGATATGTTTATTAAAATTACATGGTTTTGGAGTTTTAATGGTCTGACATATACAATGTTttctattacagtaaatattaaaatacattttaaaagaatATTAATATAACCTATAAATGAAAAGTATAGGGTGCAAGAGTAAGTATAGCCCTTTTGCACTGAGGCTTTATTGTGCTGAGAGAGAACTATACATTTCAGAATGGATTCTAATCTCATCTTGTTTTCATGTTGTAGCTACAAATTCAAAGCATTCAAATTATTTCTGCTGCCTTTTCAGTCAGCAACAGCAAATCTCGatgaattttaatttattttttaaaccaaatgaGATAAAGTGTAGAAAAGTGTCTTGAAGTTTACAATATACATCATGCTGCCAATACATTATCTGCAAAATGCAAAAGGAGACCTGAAGAAAGCCTGATATGCAAAGAAATAGACATTAAAATAAAGCGTTTTTCATTTCTTGTTAGAGGATTGCCTCATTTAAATTTGTGTTTATTATATTGCTGCTATTATGTTGATACAAGCTTTTTACTGAAGCTTTTCGCAGGAGTTTATCTTCTCATTCAGGAAAATAAAGATCATAACAGTCCTCATGAATGcgttgtgttttcttttaaaactataaaacaCAGACCAAAAGCCATCCATTAATGTGTATGCTTATGGATGCTAAGACATCACTAACATTCCTAAATTCTCAAGTACCTATCCCTCAGTTATAATgtctgtgttatttgtgtctaCAATGaaagtttctaaaatgtagCGTCCATGTTGTTTGACAGGTAAGGCACAGTACACACCATTAGTGAGGTCCATTTTATAAAGCTACTCTATCAAGTGTTAAAGGGCTGTTAAAGTCTAAAGGTAAAGTCTGATAATGTACATTTAAGCGATATACATCATGTGAATAGCATTAGGGCCATGCAAAGAATGAGGAGGATAAAAGCCTCTAAAAGGCTCTGCAATGTGTGAAATAAATGGACTAGGTGTGGATGTGTGGAGACTGACCGGGCGAGCTGAGGGGGGATTTGATGAAGGCTTCAGGTCGGGGGGCTACCGGCTGCACCGGCCTTGTCTGTTTGGCTGCTAGCTTCTTCAGGCTTACCCTCCTCTTGTCAAACATCTCCTGCATGGACGACTGCTTCTGGAAAACCTTCTCCACTTGGTCCTGATACACAAGAAGTTCAGAGGAGTGTCAATACTTGAGTGGGTATTTTTTCTGTCAGCATATCATTAGAAATGAACATAAATGTCTTATGTCAAGtatcttattttaattttaagacAAACTTACATCTGTAATAGATTTTTGGGATAGctatacagtataaaaaatCCTCTTGGTTGCTTTTTTCCCAGCACAACTAACGATTAAGACAGTTTCTCATGTCATGTAATCAGATAACTGAAAGAGCAATGGAAATTACTTGCACAAACTGTTCATCCTCTTCTGTGTAGCAATAGATAACACTAACAGACATAACATCTTCTTTGTGaaacaaaacattgttttttgttttgttttgtttttgaaaatgtggTCAAACATTTTGATAAACTCTAGCACAAATGATATCATACTGATGTGAGAAAAATGTTAACAATAGGTCATATCGGTTTTCAATAACTGCCCTAaaattgtcacatacacacatgtattaaTTGTCACATTCCATTTGACACTGACAGACTGATGTTTAAAAATGCAACACATTTATTCTTTGTTTGGTCGTCTTACTCTGAACTGCTGGTTGAGCACTGCCTCATAATCACTCCAGATGGTACTGAGGTCTGTCAGTTGGTTCTGGCCTGAGTTATCCAGGTAACGCTCCAGCTCCTTAAGGGCTAACTCCGCCCCCTCATGTGATTGACACTTGTCTACTGGCTGAGATGCAAGCAGGTATATACCATCATCAACCCATTTAGAAGCCTGAGGAGgacagcagaggagaaagaatcagtaaaaaaacaacaacaaacaagacAAAGCAACTACACCGGGAGTGTGTGGTCTTCTTACTCTCTCCAAACAGTGGTGCAGCTCCATGGCTTTGAGGAGGTGGTCCTTCTTGGCCCTCAGGTTGCTGCTCACATCCTCATTGATTGATCTGAGCTCGCTGCACTTGGGCTGAATGGAGTCTTCAGCATAGTGGGAGTTCTGGATCAGCTCATCACCCTCATGGGCCAACGACGAGACTCTGTTCAGCACCACCTGTGGACCAGTGGAGTCATACTTGTTAAGTATTCCTTCTAACTATGAGtcgttttctttttgtttaaagattatttttgggcattttaggcctttatttttataggacagctgaagacatgaaaggggagagggagggggaatgacatgcagcagcgGGCCGGGGTCGAACTGGGACGAggaaacctctatatatgggcacgcgctctaccaggtgagctacccaggcacccctaTAAGTCATTTTCGACAAATTGTTCATACCTGGATGAACCTGAATTTTGAGTTATATATTATAACTCTTGAATGCACTGTCCAATTGTATGCACCATATCTCTGAGAGGTCCAGCAAAATGTGATGGCATTTTGCCCATAGGTGGCactatatcagaatcagaatcagaatcagaaagggctttattgccaagtacgttttttacataAGGAATTTAATATATCAACATGTTTGCgcttgttttgaaaatgtgattttctgtttttattttcttatttattattgctgtcca
This window harbors:
- the mcf2lb gene encoding guanine nucleotide exchange factor DBS isoform X3 — translated: MSLHEFLREGGEVSYRIVNRLSHLIQNLDVSGLGSPFPFNPASRRNSWRDGDDEIMQLDSSPLRAADITPDLKKQFAFLSGGRGDNGSPIIVFPEFPAFGEITDGEFHNVLTYLTSVPSLSSTGVGFILVIDRRQDRWAAVKGTLLRIAGSFPGNLQLVLILRPTTLLQRTLSDILFKFNKDEFKMKVPVIMLSSITELHSYIDRSQLTQELGGTQEYCHEKWISHRTAIEGFALMVKKTAQTLQSFGTELAETELPNEIQATTILLSTHTNKKDKMKEDLLVALGQGSRLLESINEPVVRDPDHNMNQDELENLATVQRLLSQLDETERAFDEFWVRHQTKLEQCLQLRHFEHNYREVRALLDQVSEKLATFSEVGISPAHADHILCELTTYEERVCVVLNRVSSLAHEGDELIQNSHYAEDSIQPKCSELRSINEDVSSNLRAKKDHLLKAMELHHCLERASKWVDDGIYLLASQPVDKCQSHEGAELALKELERYLDNSGQNQLTDLSTIWSDYEAVLNQQFRDQVEKVFQKQSSMQEMFDKRRVSLKKLAAKQTRPVQPVAPRPEAFIKSPLSSPAHRAQQDKKCSDTDSGNNCEKGNGQLQNGDSNSRHASLSEEEENLAVLRRHVMNELLETERAYVEELLCVLQGYASEMDSAAMAHLIPAPLQNKKEVLFGNMSEIYHFHERTFLRELEQYTDCPELVGRCFLERMTDLQIYEKYCHNKPRSESLWRQCSDCAFFQECQKKLEHKLGLDSYLLKPVQRITKYQLLLKEMLKYSKSCEGADDLQEALTAILGILKAVNDSMHLIAITGYEGNMSELGKLLMQGSFSVWTEHKKGHAKVKDLARFKPMQRHLFLHEKALLFCKRREENGEGYEKAPSYSFKQSLNMSAVGITENAKGDNKKFEIWCNSREEVYIVQAQTAEVKTTWVNEIRKVLTTQLEACRASQQRAPDQVSQFPPGPSLSPLKSGKESLKRGEEKKAEPCNPDANSSSSPKPTGKDEAVTSPTSDRAAVAKKRFTLQGFSNLKAQKEPSTTDDKSFTLPSMMIFRSSGSPTSPDHKTKRQSDPTPFGFKGWNKASLSLDASEEHDGYSSAEDPLNSDPEDDNGKKLCAGKYTVMADYEKGAQELSVKSGDMVQLVKEGDDGQWFVRNLSSSKEGWIAAANLITLIGKSKSCQSLTSSECSGSGNLSTSSSCSETYTSFSDIKP
- the mcf2lb gene encoding guanine nucleotide exchange factor DBS isoform X9, whose product is MQLDSSPLRAADITPDLKKQFAFLSGGRGDNGSPIIVFPEFPAFGEITDGEFHNVLTYLTSVPSLSSTGVGFILVIDRRQDRWAAVKGTLLRIAGSFPGNLQLVLILRPTTLLQRTLSDILFKFNKDEFKMKVPVIMLSSITELHSYIDRSQLTQELGGTQEYCHEKWISHRTAIEGFALMVKKTAQTLQSFGTELAETELPNEIQATTILLSTHTNKKDKMKEDLLVALGQGSRLLESINEPVVRDPDHNMNQDELENLATVQRLLSQLDETERAFDEFWVRHQTKLEQCLQLRHFEHNYREVRALLDQVSEKLATFSEVGISPAHADHILCELTTYEERVCVVLNRVSSLAHEGDELIQNSHYAEDSIQPKCSELRSINEDVSSNLRAKKDHLLKAMELHHCLERASKWVDDGIYLLASQPVDKCQSHEGAELALKELERYLDNSGQNQLTDLSTIWSDYEAVLNQQFRDQVEKVFQKQSSMQEMFDKRRVSLKKLAAKQTRPVQPVAPRPEAFIKSPLSSPAHRAQQDKKCSDTDSGNNCEKGNGQLQNGDSNSRHASLSEEEENLAVLRRHVMNELLETERAYVEELLCVLQGYASEMDSAAMAHLIPAPLQNKKEVLFGNMSEIYHFHERTFLRELEQYTDCPELVGRCFLERMTDLQIYEKYCHNKPRSESLWRQCSDCAFFQECQKKLEHKLGLDSYLLKPVQRITKYQLLLKEMLKYSKSCEGADDLQEALTAILGILKAVNDSMHLIAITGYEGNMSELGKLLMQGSFSVWTEHKKGHAKVKDLARFKPMQRHLFLHEKALLFCKRREENGEGYEKAPSYSFKQSLNMSAVGITENAKGDNKKFEIWCNSREEVYIVQAQTAEVKTTWVNEIRKVLTTQLEACRASQQRAPDQVSQFPPGPSLSPLKSGKESLKRGEEKKAEPCNPDANSSSSPKPTGKDEAVTSPTSDRAAVAKKRFTLQGFSNLKAQKEPSTTDDKSFTLPSMMIFRSSGSPTSPDHKTKRQSDPTPFGFKDAGAPPLHLSRARWISTPSLLQTKWRGWNKASLSLDASEEHDGYSSAEDPLNSDPEDDNGKKLCAGKYTVMADYEKGAQELSVKSGDMVQLVKEGDDGQWFVRNLSSSKEGWIAAANLITLIGKSKSCQSLTSSECSGSGNLSTSSSCSETYTSFSDIKP
- the mcf2lb gene encoding guanine nucleotide exchange factor DBS isoform X4 translates to MILWMKTEEMALGELLERLRTVTQGIDEIMQLDSSPLRAADITPDLKKQFAFLSGGRGDNGSPIIVFPEFPAFGEITDGEFHNVLTYLTSVPSLSSTGVGFILVIDRRQDRWAAVKGTLLRIAGSFPGNLQLVLILRPTTLLQRTLSDILFKFNKDEFKMKVPVIMLSSITELHSYIDRSQLTQELGGTQEYCHEKWISHRTAIEGFALMVKKTAQTLQSFGTELAETELPNEIQATTILLSTHTNKKDKMKEDLLVALGQGSRLLESINEPVVRDPDHNMNQDELENLATVQRLLSQLDETERAFDEFWVRHQTKLEQCLQLRHFEHNYREVRALLDQVSEKLATFSEVGISPAHADHILCELTTYEERVCVVLNRVSSLAHEGDELIQNSHYAEDSIQPKCSELRSINEDVSSNLRAKKDHLLKAMELHHCLERASKWVDDGIYLLASQPVDKCQSHEGAELALKELERYLDNSGQNQLTDLSTIWSDYEAVLNQQFRDQVEKVFQKQSSMQEMFDKRRVSLKKLAAKQTRPVQPVAPRPEAFIKSPLSSPAHRAQQDKKCSDTDSGNNCEKGNGQLQNGDSNSRHASLSEEEENLAVLRRHVMNELLETERAYVEELLCVLQGYASEMDSAAMAHLIPAPLQNKKEVLFGNMSEIYHFHERTFLRELEQYTDCPELVGRCFLERMTDLQIYEKYCHNKPRSESLWRQCSDCAFFQECQKKLEHKLGLDSYLLKPVQRITKYQLLLKEMLKYSKSCEGADDLQEALTAILGILKAVNDSMHLIAITGYEGNMSELGKLLMQGSFSVWTEHKKGHAKVKDLARFKPMQRHLFLHEKALLFCKRREENGEGYEKAPSYSFKQSLNMSAVGITENAKGDNKKFEIWCNSREEVYIVQAQTAEVKTTWVNEIRKVLTTQLEACRASQQRAPDQVSQFPPGPSLSPLKSGKESLKRGEEKKAEPCNPDANSSSSPKPTGKDEAVTSPTSDRAAVAKKRFTLQGFSNLKAQKEPSTTDDKSFTLPSMMIFRSSGSPTSPDHKTKRQSDPTPFGFKDAGAPPLHLSRARWISTPSLLQTKWRGWNKASLSLDASEEHDGYSSAEDPLNSDPEDDNGKKLCAGKYTVMADYEKGAQELSVKSGDMVQLVKEGDDGQWFVRNLSSSKEGWIAAANLITLIGKSKSCQSLTSSECSGSGNLSTSSSCSETYTSFSDIKP